The Electrophorus electricus isolate fEleEle1 chromosome 8, fEleEle1.pri, whole genome shotgun sequence genome contains the following window.
TGTGTTACCTCTAACTAATGGCAAAAACTGCTCTCATACCAACGACAAACTGAAAAGCTGGACACGAGTAGCACTTTTCGGCAGTGTGTGGACCAATTGCAGACAGGATCTGTCAACTGTCTTGGTAACGGATTCCTACAAATTAACGTAAACCGACTTGGATTGCAGCAAAGTGTCGTTGGGAAAAAGACAGCAAACGGAGCGCAGAAAGGATTTCATGTTGTTAGAGTTGCATAATAACCTtaggaaaaaacagaacaaattgAAAACCAGCGAAGCCTTTATCTGATGACTGTGTAGTGCAGAGTACGACGGGGATATCTAAAATAGCCGCTGTAATACTGCAAAATTAGCGTGCACAAATCGGGCAAAAATAACTGGATTCGAAAATAAATGTGCGCAGCTGAGCAAGAAAGTGACGTTAGTCGAGTGTACCCAGAATGAGTTTTAATTATACAGCAACTCCAAGGAATTCGCCAATCACATGAATAAAAGAAGAGGCCAGTCTAGATTGTTATAGCTCATTCGCACGCGAGAGCCGCCGCTGCACAGAAAGCCCATCCTTCTTCCTCGCCTTTACATTTCATGCACCACATTTGATTACCCATTCTGTCCAGGTACGGCGGAAACCGACCCACCAACGTAAGATCCCACTGCTGGTATTTCCGTGGGTACGAGGGTGTGCGTTTTCTTCGTACCGGATTATCGGATTGGTTCGTTTCGAGCGACATTAGCGCCCAGTGTTGCTGCGACTGCGGTTCCTTCAAAGACTTTCCCCCTCGGTCGCAACGGATCTATCGGGATCAATATCGGGATTACCAGCGAGACATACGCATCTTTACATCTCCTCTGTCCGTCGGATACATTTTAAAGGGTGAAGCATCAAGATGTGCATAATGGTAAGCAATACGTTACTGAATTCCTAAAATTATTGTGTAAATATTAACCTACcagaaatattgcattttagTAATACTGGTTTGGACTTAGGCAAAttgctgattttaaaaaagacactGTGAATAGACACTGTAGCCAAGAATAAGACTGCAGATTGGTACCGCAGCCAGCCTCAACAGTATCTGAAATAGGTAAACGTACATAATGTATGTATCTCTGCTGTCGTGTCGACATAGAAATCTTCCGAAACGTTTATTAGCATCATGGGGCGACAAATGTATGCGATTTTCCCGTGTTTTATTTCAGCTCTGTGGGACGATGCATTGAGACGGGCTGCTTGCAAGCGCCCAGCGGACATCACCTGTGCCTGCATTGAGAAGACCGTCTGCTGTTTGCTCACCATATCGGAAACATTACACGCGATTATATCTCGGCGTCAGGAGCACTGCAGAAGCATCGCGTAAAGAAGAGCACAATGGCTACTCTTCTGCGAAAGATTGGTCTGATTCGTCTGCACGACAGAGACACGGAGGACCCGAAGCATCACCAAGGATCGCTGAAAGGGACTAAGCAGGGAAATCAGAAAAACAACACGAAGCATTGTAACACGAGCAACGAGACGAATATCCTCAGTACCCCGGAGATTAAGGCCAAAAAGTTGGATGTCTCCGGCAAAGATAAACCATCAGTTAAGGACAAGCCAAGCAAGGACACGAAAGAGAAACAGCAAACGGGCAGCTCCAAGTCAACCAGCTCCTCACTGCCACCACTGGCACCGAACAGGCAGCACTGTACCCAGGTGCGGACGCGGAGACTGATGAAGGAGTTACAGGAGATCCGCCGGCTGGGTGACAACTTCATCACGGTAGAGCTGGCGGACGATAACCTCTACGACTGGAACGTCAAGCTGCACCAGGTGGACAAGGACTCTGCGCTGTGGCAGGACATGAAAGAAACGAACACCGAGTACATACTGCTGAACGTGTCCTTCCCCGACAATTTCCCTTTCTCGCCGCCCTTCATGCGAGTGCTCACGCCGAGGCTGGAGAACGGCTACGTCCTGGACGGAGGTGCGATCTGCATGGAGCTGCTGACTCCTCGCGGCTGGTCTAGCGCCTACACGGTCGAGGCCGTGATGAGACAGTTCGCAGCGAGTCTCGTGAAAGGACAGGTGAGAGCGCGCTTCGGGCTTGCGTGTCCAGTGGCCCGTGCGTCGGCACTGCTTACGCTGCCCATCTTGCACGAGTCCCTTTTAGACCCCCAGAACGCGTAGGGAATAGACTAAGAAATTGAATGCCAAacagggaaaaataaataacggGCCATTTCTTTTGGTTGAACGCACGGTTTTCTTTGTATGTTAATCAGATCGATTTTTAAAGTTATCGTTTGTTCACACCGAATCTTAAGCGCCGTCCTCTGCTTTTAAGGTTTCAACAGTCTTTACACCATAAGATCACCTTGTGATTTGCTTAACTAATGTAGCACAATCCATAACGCATCTTAACTAACCTGGAACCTAACTGGTAATGATATGCGGATGAGTAGTTGTCTAACACAGGATTTTCACAGAGGGTCTGATTAGCCTTATAAAAAATAACCGTATATGGGAAAGAAAGCGACTAATTGCGTGTCGTTCCTCGGGGTGGTATTCTGCATGTCTTTTCACTTAAAGGTACCTGAAAATGCTTTAGTGTAGTATAGTAGGCGGCCTATCACCGTCAAGATAACCATTTTCATTAAATTGCCAGAAGCATTCAAGGGCAGTTCCCAATCTAGACGCTGCTGACACAACAGACTCCCTGCGGGGCTAAAACAGATAGACGGCGCAAAGATAGAGGCTAATGTTGCATTTTACCGCCTATACCGCGAAGGGTAATGATGAGCCTTCTTTTTCATTGATCTTATTCTAGAGAAATTGGGTCACATTTACAGTGATTACGCAGCAGTGTCCTGAACCATGGACCATGTCTGCGTGTCCTTTAGTGGTAGCTTTCCttgtttttatgtattcatGACATACTGGGAGGGGAGTGCATTTTCTGTTACACAATGCGATATAAATAGGATGTGTTTTATACAGGTTTAAGGAGtttgtgtaattttaatatattcgATGTGTTACTGTAGCTACTAGGGCCTAGGGTCCATATCTCGAACAGTGTGGATGTGCTGCAGAAACGATCTCTTTTGATGTTCGGAGAAAGAATCGGTAACAATGGAATGCCAGAACTTATTATGTGGGCCTTCCTTGATCTTTCATAGAGACAGGGCTATTGCCGTTGTCTAGTCCCTTGACTGATCCGAGATCAGACTTGATAAATAATTAAGGCGGGATTACGGCTGTTAGTTTTATGTCTGTGAAAGATTTAGATCTCAACTCCTCTGatcaaaacagcagctgtaTATTTTTACTTAATAAGCTACACTAATTGATGGGTTGCCAGATTCTAAACTTCCTGTGTACTGATGCATAAAGAGCCCTGCTGGTTAGTCAATTCAAATTCAGATTTTTCAGTGTAATGTCATGTGCAGGCGCACCTTTCATGTCTCAATGATGGCGTACAACAGTATGAGATCAGgtttaaaatgcctttttggTCCATGCATGTTGTATAGTAACTGTGGATTGGGTTGTCTTACAATGAACTGAGGCCATcgactgacctcagatcagaaAATTGTCCATCTGGCACCTCGCACAGCTATCATATACTCATCAATACATACTGAACTGAAAGGGCCAGTGTTAAATGACAGCAGCTTTTCAGGAAGCAGGCTGACGTAATTCAGGCATGGATGAACCAAACTCATCCCTGctcagctctgtctccactTCCTCTCCAGCAAGCTGGAGTGCAGTGTGGCCTAATTAAGGTGCCACTGGCCCCCATTAATCCAAAAATCACAGGCTTTTGTGAGCAGAGTTGGGACATTTTCCTCACAAGTGAGTGCACTGCATTACTTCTGGGCCATTACATTGTAGCCCGCCCTAAAAGAGCCTGTGGCAAGAGCAAGCTATTTATGTCTCACTGTCCCTGTGCCGGCATACGTCAGTGCCGGCATACGTATGAACCCGGTCCTCAGGCATCTGTAGCCACTAGCTTTGGGCCAATAAGCGATACAACTGAATATTGTACTAATTTAAATTGGTGACAATATTAAACACATGACTGTTCTGTTAAATGCAACAGCCATGTCACATTTTTTGAATGACCTCACCTTTTTATCTAACCTTTGcctttgtagaagcagtctaaTCTATGGTCAGTTAAAATTTTCCACAACAGAAAAGCTACATTTAATTATTGtccacacaaacaacacaattagctacaacatttacatttgtcaaAATGCCACTTGCAAACATTATAACATATTTTAAGTCtggaaatgcaaatgaaacaaacatacagtacatgTGACATTCTCTTAAGTAGAGAGTAAAAAATGCTTGTTCAGAAGAAGGGTGTCAGCATGCCAGTTTGGCAGTATTTTGCTTTCAGACTGAATGAGAACTTGTTTAGATGTTAACAGTattacataaaaaacatttcaagcAAATTGCCTGATGCCCACGGAATTTAAATTGCAGCCATTCATACAAAACAATGTTCTTTTCCACAAACACCTGAAAAGTTAAACCATAATAATTATAGGAGTAggcatttgttcatttgttcacaGACTAAACAAGTCTGTGTTGATACAACCCTTTAATCAGTAACTCCTGGGCAAGTATACATGAATCAAAACCAGTGTTTTTTTAGCATAGAGTTTTCTTCCAGAATTgattcactctcacactgagTTGCTGTAGTTCACTTATATAGTGGCTGCAATAAGAGGGTCACATTATTGAATCTGATGAAAGGCCATGTAATGCTAATATTGAGTATTTGTTAAATGAATTTGCAACATAACATTTACTACTATAATTCAGGAGATGATAATCATTTGTCTAAATTGATATTTTAGTCTAGGCCTAGTAGCTGACACACATTccaagtggtgtgtgtgtgtgtgtgtgtgtgtgtgtgtgtgtgtgtgtgtgtgtgtgtgtgtgtgtgtgtgtgtgtgtgtgtgtataaattgAGCCATCAGatcaagtgtctgtgtgtcccagACAGCCTGTAGCCCAAATCCATTTATATAGTCAGGCAGGCAGCACATAGTTTTTGACAAAGCTCTGGTATCTTAAGAAGTTTATTAAATTGATGCAAAAAGATACTGATTATGCTGCTATGTGCTACCACACTGAAATTATATCATTTGTCTACAAACAATAAAGTGCTGAATGTTTATAATTATTCCCTAGTTAGGCAACAATGAAGATTTCTTTAAAATTTTACCTAGTGATCAGCAGCCATTTTGATCCAATCAGACAACAACTCAGTCACTACTCCCCAACACTTGTTAGGATGAGAGGATTTCAGGGTTTCAGTTGATCAAGAAGATTGCTGCAGAATTCTGTAGGCCTGACTCAGTCTGGTCCAGGGTATCTGGGACAGCACTGAGCAAACCTTAGAATTGAATATACCAAAAAGTGCAAGAGGTACTTCTCTTATTTTAACTAActtatcattttcatttatttaagtgaaataatttatttgttattcttttgtaaaataaatatttttattttattcaaataaaaggGTCATACATTGGTATTGATGTAACCTACTAAAAGTGTCCTGTTGCACATTACCCATCAGGATCAGTTTATCTCAATATGACTAAACTTGACATCATGCTTGTtgccaggaatgacaacatGGCTTTCTCCAGAAAACTAAAAGGGTTGCACTCACTGTAGAGACACTTCTCCCTATTTAAGCAGTCTACTTGGTTCATGAAGTTAGTTATTTACCTGGAATTCCTCAATGATTGGCCAAACTCTACACCAATGAGCATGATGCAGTCTGCCTCCATGCCACAGATTCTGTGAGAGTCATGTCTTCCACAGTAGCACTAATCCCGATCACTTTAAGGACATTCAGCTTCTCCCCAGTGAACACCCTGACAAGTCTGGGATCTGAACTCTGACAGATCAGCATGTCTGAAGGGTCTCGGTGAGGTCCCACCACAGTTCCATAAGGAAGTATGAGACATGAGAGGCCTTAGCCATAAGCAGAGACTTGTGCTTTGCTCCCAACACACATTCAAGTTGTATGCTAAAAGAGGCAAGTGGTGCTCTAAATTACGTAAGATGGATCATTAGTCCAGTTTGATTCCCTTCATTTGGTAGCATATGTGCATTCGGCATCTTTTTGATGCGGTCAGTAATGCTCCCTTCAagttttaatattgtatttgtcATGTAAGAGCAAATCTAAAAATCTGTGTGGTTTCCCTCTAGCCTCTCCAAGTTAATCATCTCCTCTTTTGACGAAAGCTGTGGTTTCTGACCCGACAGTAAAGGCCATAGACAGATAAAACctataaaatacaattaatcTAATTCTATAACAATTAATTGtggattttaaatgtatttttcccctACTTAGGGCCGGATCTGCAGGAAAGCTGGAAAGTCTAAGAAAGCCTTCAGTCGTAAGGAAGCTGAAGCGACCTTCAAGAGCCTTGTGAAGACCCACGAGAAGTATGGCTGGGTGTCCCCTCCTGTTTCGGACGGCTAACGAGCCCTCCGCCACACCTGCATCTCCCTCTACCCTATGTGGCTTTCTTGAgttgggttttcttttttttccacctcCCGCATCACCAAacttttattgaaaaaaaaatacacaatacaaaatcCACCCTACAATTGTCAGTGACTCATTGTAGTCCCATAGACCTCTGCCTAGTCATCTCTCATTCCTCACTTAGGTGCCATGGCCCAGTCATGCAT
Protein-coding sequences here:
- the ube2ql1 gene encoding ubiquitin-conjugating enzyme E2Q-like protein 1, coding for MATLLRKIGLIRLHDRDTEDPKHHQGSLKGTKQGNQKNNTKHCNTSNETNILSTPEIKAKKLDVSGKDKPSVKDKPSKDTKEKQQTGSSKSTSSSLPPLAPNRQHCTQVRTRRLMKELQEIRRLGDNFITVELADDNLYDWNVKLHQVDKDSALWQDMKETNTEYILLNVSFPDNFPFSPPFMRVLTPRLENGYVLDGGAICMELLTPRGWSSAYTVEAVMRQFAASLVKGQGRICRKAGKSKKAFSRKEAEATFKSLVKTHEKYGWVSPPVSDG